The genomic segment CTTAGCGTGATTGGGTCCTACGCGTTGCCTGGAAAGCGGCCGGGATGCCAAACAAGCTGAATGGTTGTGTGATGAATTGGTACATGGAGTGGAGAAGGATGTTCTTTGCAGATAAGGGAATCTGCCAGTTGCCCTTGGTTAAGTCTAGCatcgtaaaaaaaaaatagctctgCCCAACTGGTCCAGGAGCTTGTCGATCAAACATCAAACCTCATTCAACTTCAACACAGAACCATATGGACCCATGTTTCTTTAGTACAAGAATTATGGGGCTGTGCGACTCTTTCATGCACTGTTTGGCTCTTCTATCACTCCCAGCTTGAGCAGTTCAGACAATTCCTTTTGCACAGTTTGTCTCTGGCGTTTAGGTAACCTGTGAACGTGCTGTCACATCAGGCCGCAtttcaaaatgttgctccatGGCATTTGTACAGCCGGGCAGGGGGGAGAACACATCTGCAAAAACTGCTGTTGCAACACAGCAAAATCTGCTCTCTGGGCCTGTATGAGATGGTTATCACAATAGGACAAGGCCAGAATGCTGGAATTTGGCACCTCCAGCTCCAACTCATCTCTCTCCTTAACCATGGTCACCAGAGAAGCTACAAGGAGAGACTAATAGAAGCACTTTGTCTCCCGGTGAAAATTGCCAGAATCTAGCCGCTCTGTTGTATGGGCGCTCCTGGGCCTGGAGGAAATTTTCCTCAGCACCACTGTGGAAAAAACTCCTGGCACGACCCCAGATGCTTGTGCAGTTTTTATTTGATTGATGTGCTCTTGAACTTTGCAGCGCTCTTCCTTTATCTTCGCTGTCAGTTTCTGTCATGCCAGCTCCTGTGTTTGGATAAAAATGCTCCTCTCCGGCCCGAGCCGCTACTGGAATAGGTAATGCATGATTAAATGATGCTCATCAGTTGTGAAGATCAGCCTCCCCTGCTTCCACACCCTAAACCCGCTGCTCCACCCCACCACAGCTGGATTCTCATTCTTATTTGGATTCAGGGctgaacctgctctcatctgcGAGGATATTTGGGGCACTGGTGGCAGACCTGCTAGTTGTAGTGTTCTCTAGGTCCGTTCACGACAGTTTTGTTTGAAAATGCAGTAGTAGCTTACTGGTGATCTGGCTCTGGCAGTGCTTTTCCTGCTCCACCTTGCCCCAAACCCAGATAGTGTGATGaccctttaatttttttagagGAGTTTATTCTGAAGTTAATTTGTTTATAAAAAAGTgagatttgttgttgttgtagttcattaacttcttgtttttgtgtttgtgtttgtgttcattcAATTACTGAGGATTCTGTGACTTGGTGGTCCAAATGAGACtgctacaataataaatacgattttatttatttagacttaCCAAAATCCCAGCAGTGAGTTTAGCAGTTACTACTTGTCACTCATTATAACTGCATGAAATATAAAAGATTTCCTGTATCTGTCTGTATGAAAGCAGAGCTGAATCCGTCTTTTAGAGACAGTACTTCACCTAAATTCATAATCATTTAATTCACTGCTATATTTGATTAAAGTTATCACAAGACTTGTGATATGACTTGTGAGTGATatgtgtagtgttttgtttttcctttgcttcTCACAGCAGGTCAGTGATGACCGACaattaaaaatgttgtaatCATCCAAAGGTGACAGACTTTAAAATACACTTTCAAGAAAAGAACATTAGGCAATGTAAACAGCCCATTAGCAGAGTGGACCCCCCATTTTTATTCCTTCCACTAAAAGATGATCTCTCAGAGCAATTATTATGAGGTGACCGTACAACTATTACATCTGTGTCTTCATTTGGTAACACTATCATGTTGTCACATTAGTTTACTACTTCCTGTAACTCAGTGACAACAGTGTCCCGTGTGAGGTGGGGAGGCTCTGGAGAATGTTTCTCAAGCAAAGTAGCATATGTAAGCGGCTATGTCATAAGAATACTAGCATACAACGCTTTAAAAGGAGCATTTTCCGACAGCTCGTGTTATCAGAATTAGGTGTCAGGCATGCCGGTCCAATTCCTGGCATACCTATGTGTGTTAACCTTAAGTATAAAAGAGAGTGCTGCTGTTGGCTCCGGCATCCAAACACCTACAagtcaaagaagaaaaagagaatttATCCATTCATCCAACTACTAACACGAGCTGCAGCAACCCACAGAGCAACATGCGTCTGTCTTCTATTTCGCTCTGTAGCCTCCTTCTCATTTTAAAGCTGCAGCTGACTAGTACATATCCCATCAGCACTGGCTTGACTGACACTGACATGGACATCTTGAAGGTAAGTCTCTAAAGTCACTAAAGTTTTTCTTGAAAAAGTTGAGTCTTTCTGGGAGTTTTAGGCAATCAGTAGCAGCGATCAGAACAAGGAACTCAATTTTAGTCACGTAAAATGTTGAACAACATCCTGCATTTCCTTCCATAGCTGTTCCCAATATTTAGCCTTGATCTCTCATGTGATAAAAGCATAAAGTCTGATCATTTTTATCTGGGACCTGTGCTCCAACATTGCTTCTAATAATCTCGATAAACTGAGACATAAATTGTTGACAAATACATTTGAGTGCCTCTGTCTATCCTCATGCCATAGTTAAATTGTCATGTTTATTATTCAAGACACAGTACAACTTTCATCTTTGTGGATCTTTAAAGGTGCTCCTAAGCAGACTGGAAGAGTCTGTTTCAGACCAAACGGCAGTGGACCAAAGTGCCCCTGGACAGAGAGATCTTCTAGACAGCCTTAGCAGAGAGGACACAGGAGATGGACATCAGCCAGACACCGGACTAGATGAAGCTGAAATCCGGGAGTTTCTTTCAGCCAAGAACCTCAAGAGTGTCCGCAATGATTCATCTAGGAGATCCTCTGGTTGTTTTGGGCGACGGATGGACAGAATAGGCTCCATGAGCTCTCTGGGGTGCAACACTGTGGGAAGATACAGTAAGTTACAGTAACTACACTACAATACGGTTAGAGTAATGTACCACAGATTTAACTCTTACTCTCTTACTCTTCTCTTGCAGATCCAAAGCAAAGATGAAGTCTTACCATCTAAATTCCAAAACTGCAACGTCTCTACCCAAAGATACTTTTATTTAAAGGCTATTTATTTACTAATATTTATTAAATACTGTTGCTCAGcagaatatttaaaataatcgAAGCCAAACTGTTCCTTGTGTACTGTTGaatgttttaataaatgtttacaACTGCACGTCATTGGCCCTCATCACTGACTATGAGACACAGCCAACATATTTCAAAAAGGCACAAATGTACAGGAGACTTTTCCTTTGAACTgtcaaatataaaaacacacactgaaacatGCAGTGTTGTCTTAATGAAGAAGCTCTTGTCATTCTGAGTAACTAACAGCAGCAGGGAGCTCTATGCAGGACGTTTATATACAGAATTTATTTGATAAcggatttatttttctgtcttcataaAAAAGAGTAATGATCTGACACTCCGCATCAACACTAATTAATATGCTGAACTGTTTATTGG from the Pelmatolapia mariae isolate MD_Pm_ZW linkage group LG20, Pm_UMD_F_2, whole genome shotgun sequence genome contains:
- the nppb gene encoding natriuretic peptides B — encoded protein: MRLSSISLCSLLLILKLQLTSTYPISTGLTDTDMDILKVLLSRLEESVSDQTAVDQSAPGQRDLLDSLSREDTGDGHQPDTGLDEAEIREFLSAKNLKSVRNDSSRRSSGCFGRRMDRIGSMSSLGCNTVGRYNPKQR